TAGAAGTGCCACAGTCATGTGTCATTGTCTGGTATGGTTGAGCAACTAAAAGGACAGGGACAGACTGCAAtggacaatcaggtctgcagaaaagaTCACTGGTACCAAATTGCCCCTCATCCAGGACTTGTACACCTCCAGGGCGTACCACACCCTAACCACACCCTGTTTGAACTTCTCCCCTCTGTACGTGTGCCTAAACAATCAGActcaagaacagtttcttcccccaggccatcacTTTATTAAACTGTTAATATGTAAATAAGGGATTTGTATATAGTACTGTAAAGCAAATGATGTACACTTTCATCCATCCTCCCTCCACCCAGTACAAAGTATTGTTCCTTTGTCTGTTTAGTACTTCTCATTTGTCCTTACTTTGTTATAGTTTTATGTCTTTCTATGCAGATACTGAGAGCAAGTGTGACCAGAGTCAGATTCCTTGTATGTGTGAACATACACATAGAAGATTCTGATAAAGACATATATTgatctattttttgttttacatttttctttaattgtaaTTGTACATTTTTACTTATACTCTTTGTCACACCtccaatttatttattattactttctctattttatctgtatttatGCACCCAATAAATTTCTCCTCTGGAGGTCAACCAAAGCTTCAATCTTAAATTTTTCCCTGACACTGTTTTGAGCAACAGGGAAAACAAACTGGGTCTAATTTTAAAGATGGATATGACCCCAAAAAAATCTTATTACTGTAACTATACTTTCATTTGTAAGTGTCCCAGTCACACATCAGCTCTCAACAGCTGCATGGCCTGAGATCACACTTTGAAAACAGAGTCAAGTGGCGTCTGTCTCCCCCTAGAGGCCAGCCCGGGATAGACAGTGTTGATTAAGATGTTATCCTTCAAAAGTGACAAGTTTCAAGACTCACCATCTGGAACCTCGATACAAGTGCAGAAAATGTATCATGCCATACTTGAAGCTGAGATTACACTATGACTTAAACTTCACAAGACACAAATAATTATCTTAATTTGTGACTGGTTACGTGAAACCTCCTGGATATCTCAGCAAAGTGAGAGGGACCAGTTTCTGCCTTCACTTTCTGTCGTACTTCTATCAAAGAACATGTAGGCCGAGACATTTTATTGTAGCTGATTTTTGGTTTGTTGGAAGCACTTGTGTGGTGACTTGAGTTGTGTTAAATAATTTACTTTGCTGTCAGTGAGAGTAGAATCCAAATCTtatttcaaacataaagatTTTTGCTTCATTAGTGCTTCAGGGCATGCTGGGCTCTCTTTTTAATATGTACTGAGAATATCATAGgacagcacaaaacacacatgggTTTTACAGTCACTGTGGTGTTAATTTACCTGTTGGATTGACCAGACGTTTGATGTGGACTGAGACAACTGATTTCCTCATTGTGTGGATTACAGTAATGGCAGCAGATGGCGAGGCGGAGTTGGGGCCATAGTGCTGACATCTCAATCCTTCCACTACATCAGACTTGGGGGGTTAGCAGCAAATGCTGAACTGAATGTAGCAAAGCTTAACTTAAATGGTTAAGCATTCATAAACCATTAGGTTTGTACCAAAACAGGTTTTTCACACATTATTTCAATGAAGATTTTGTCCAATTTTGGTTTTGTAATGCCAGAGGTTGTACAACTAGATACATTGTTTTACCATAGTTCTAAAAGTAGATTAGCAtaattaaatgtctgtttttattgattCGGTTGATGGTAGTTAAAGTGCGAGAAGCGAAGGAAACCAGATTTCTTTTAGGTTGTTTcaacaatttaaaagaaaatctcaaaattaaatataattaaaaagtACATGATCAATTATGGCATGTTGTGTGTCTTACAAAGTTGAGACACCTGCTTCCTTTGCATAAAGACGACAGCAACAAATCTAAAAGTTAATCTCACTCTTTGACGATAGCTGACATTGAAGGAGATTATATCAAAAAGCTGCTTATACTGATACAAAGATTTGTGTACTGGCATTCAAGGGCATCACCTGAAGGACAATAAAATTATACCTTGCAAATTTGTGCCTGCTCTAGTGCATGTGCCTTCAAtgtacatttgaaaatatgtgGAAAGGTAACAGCACTCTAATGAGGAGCTGATCTGTCTGATCTGCCAAGCGACTGAGCGAGGGTTTTATCGGTGACGTGAAACGGGTCGCTGTCAGGGCCCTGtcatcagaaatgttttcactaaATACATAATCATCCATCTGGCCCATGGCAGCAGGCTGCTAAAGATTGGTCGCATCTGCTCAACAATCACAGAGCTGTGGAGTGAAGAAACGTGACAGTTATCCCTGTCAGGCAAAATCTCAAAGTAGCACTTTGCTGATGGCAGCAGCATCTTAACCCGTCCTGACAACTGGAGAGTCAGGCAGCCAAAAAGACAGAACGGATTACTACATGCCTGTGGTGTAAAGTGTGAACATTATGCTTTCGCTTTACGCAAACCAACTGAGGCAATACACATAATATCACTGATACTTATCACGTTCAGAGTTGAAATGAGCGTCTAAAGTTCATCCTCAAAGATGACCTTTGAGCGTGCACCTTAGAGGCAAATTTCCTTCCTAATAGTGTGAAGAACAAGATAATCAGCTCACACCTGACATGTGAGTAACACCTGCGTTACGTAATCTGATATGATACTCCAGATTAACATGCTCAATACCGCTTAGGTCAgtataaatgtgtattttcGGCTTAGCCACAGAGGGGGTTGAGatgatgttttcagtgtaaattcTTACTGCGACCAAGCAAATAgaggaatgtaaatatacatttacAGTGCAAATGGGATTTCCAGTGGTTGTTTATTAtgtcaaatgtcacatttcTCTTCAGTGGCTGTCTGACTGAACACAACCAGAATACAAGCTGATGCCAGTTTCGAACCCCGTGAAACTGATTTTAATGGCTTCACAGCCAGTCTGGATACAAAGTAACAGGCCTGTGGCAGAACTATGGTCATTATGGAGTTCATTTCTACATAGTAACAACGTGCACTAAATGCGGTTTCAGTGTGTTCTGATCTGAGctaaaattttaatatttatgatgcagcattttccttaaaaaaacagcaaacaaacagagaacagactcataaaagaaaaatccctCTCAGATACTGcactcttcctctgttttattttattcttcttatcatttttttattcaagaatttccctccagggattaataaaggaattctgatctgattctgattagtATTTTGCCTTTGGgacatttcactgtgttgtcaGTTGTGCTGAAAGAAAGTCTCACTCCCAAATTGTCAgccagttttgtgtgtgtgtgtgtatgtgctacATTCAGATAGCCACTAGTCTGTAATCCTTTTATACACCAGTTTAGGCTAACAGAAAGAACTCTGTTGTCAGTACCACATTGTTTCTTCAGAATCAAGAGTGACTTAAAAAGGATTGCAGACTTGATAGAAACAATCTGTGGACATGGGGCATCACTATCTTTAGTGTCTTTGCTACTTTTGATCTGATTACAGAGTTGGCCTTGATGTTGCTTACCGTATGCAATAATCACAACAGTTACCATTGTAGTGTGCCTCTGTTAGTAGTGTACCTGGGTCACTAATTAGGCAGACGAACCCTCTGGAGAAAAGTCACCATATGGCAGAAGAAAGGAATTAAGGGTCAACTTGTTGCTGCTCCCTCAATCTTTGcactaattgtttttttttctcaacaccCCCTTTTGTTATCCCCCTTCAAGAAGGAGGCCGGATTTCATGTAAGCTACTTTGCTGATTTGGAGTGGATGTATTCTTCTGAGGCTGTTAGTATCACTGATAAGGATAGTATGGCACAGAGGGAAAATCTCAACTACCCTGTTAACCACATTGCACTGTTAACAGGAAGGCAAGGAGCACAACTGTACTCACAGTGGCAcaaataatttaatgttttgtggcaGAATCTCTTGTTGGTTAGCTCTCGTCACACAGTTTTGGCTCATTCCCCATTAGCACTCACTGTTCAAAGCTCGCACACTCTGAGTCCACTCCTTTGGCTTTGTGTCCTTTCTCTGCAACTAATAGTCAATtaccaaaaaaattaaaaaaaataaaaataaaaacaggcatCTTTGCCTGTGTACATTTACTTTAAACTTTCTTGTCATATCCATTAATGTCAACAAAATCTGTATTTTACACACCTAAACAGACGTGCACACAATTTCATTTGCACTTGTATCCAAAAGTAAAAGTTAGCAGAATGGCCTCCTGTGGGTCTTTTTTGGTGACAGTCTGATCAGTGATAACAAGTAAACTTTAACTAGTCAATGAGTAGCGAATtgaatgacagagaaagaatttGCAGATCACTGCAGTATTATTTTGTCAACAATATTAAATGCgttactgtcattttttttttgtttctaacaATACTACAAttgtattatttactttttatttttagatttcacACCATATGATAAATCTCCATTAGATTACAGAGCCTGGAGTTCGGATGAGACATCTCTGGATGTACTGGATGTGAAAATAAATCTCCCTCTGGAGCAATCAGCAGAAGATGGGTTGTGTAGTACAACAAAGAGAAATTATTCAAAATATCTTAAAGCAGTAATAAAGTGTCAAACGAGAGGTGATGATTTATGATAGTACATtggtccttttctttttcagcgTTCACCCTTGTTGGATGTGGTTATGTGGTGTGACTGATTGATTTACCCTTAGAGACGGTAAAGATTAAGAGGATGACAAATCAGCATTTGCTTACACAGCGCCTGGTGCTAATCTCCTTGTCTTCCTTCAGAAAGAGCCCAGACGACTCAGACTTGCACATTCATTCTGGCAAGGAAAGAAGGAGACAAGAAGTAACTCTACTGACCTCCTATTGCATCAGAAACGACCAGTAAAAGGACAACAGGACTGGATCAATATCATCGAGCATTCCCGAGAAATTCTGTGATGTTGCTTTAACTTTAAGCTTTAGTGGAAACAATTTCAAATTcctcattttttgtgttttggggGCATCAGTATGTGCCAGAGCATCACATGAAAAAATGCTTTGATTCAGCCAAGCAACTACACCAAAATCACTtaaagcagaagaggaaataCTACAGGGAATAATCTTATATTTGTCTGAAACAAGTTGTTAAGTGAAGGTCAGATATTAGAACATTTTTCAGAATGGACCTCCACAAGACCagaatgaatgtgttttctcctgACAACTCTGACGACTTCACAGATGGGACTGAAGCAGGTGAGTAATTAATTATTCTAATACGCAACTACTGTAATATGAAAAGCCTAAAAAAAACCCAACGTGCTAAtcaatgacaacaaaatcaaaaatcaaaactttgtgttttttctgaatAGTATAACgtcaggaaaaacaacataaaaatatttttgtgtacTGCATATAcaatttagaaaaagaaagacagaaaaataaataaatgatttagtCAAAAACCCAAATGTACAATTAGACCTTCAGTTTATCTGCTTCCTCTTGGAGCATTAAATGATGTTTGGATTGGTTCTGGTTCTTCACAGAAAACAGTTCAGTTCCAGGTAAAAGGCTTGGCCAGGGCCTGCTTTGTAAAGTGTGCTCTGATTCAAGCAGCGGTAAACATTATGGCATCTACGCCTGCAACGGCTGCAGTGGCTTCTTCAAGCGCAGTGTGAGGCGAAGACTCATCTACAGGTGAGCAAACCTACCGTAAGGGAGAGCTACAGCTAGTATCAAGTAAGTCcttgttttttaatatatatagcACTTATGTTTATACAGAAATGTGTTCTTTTTGTCAATATCACAGGTGTCAGGCTGGGACCGGCAGGTGTCCTGTTGACAAGGCTCATCGGAATCAGTGCCAAGCTTGTCGACTGAAGAAGTGTCTCCAAGCTGGCATGAATAAAGATGGTGAGGAAACTCTGAATAGGTTGACTGTGCAGAGTATGTTATCAGCACATACACTGCTTTGACTGTTTTCAGACGATGTATTATTTACCTGTGCTTTTGGCAGCCGTGCAGAACGAGCGACAGCCTCGAAGCACTGCACATGTCAGTCTGGAGTCTATACGCGTGGACACAAAGAAGGAGCACCTCGCCACCACACGGGAGCTCGTCTCCTCAGACACCTACTCCTCAGTACTCTGCAGACCTCTTGTCACTTCCTCTGCCACCACCTGCAGCAACCCAAATAATAACCACCGCTTTATGGTCAGCCTGCTGACTGCAGAGACCTGCGCAAAACTGGAGCCTGAGGATGGTGAGATGCTATGACTTGAGTTGAGTTATGAGTTAAAATGAAAGTACTTGGCACATGTCACATAGAATGATTAGGGTTTGCTAATTCTGCCTCTAAACATAACACAATAAGCTGTAGAAATTTATAGTCGTCTTACGTCAATACTAGTCATGAATTATTTACTATAAAGTCAGCAGTGTAATCAcctgaatgtgtttcattttctaatGTACAGAGGAGGAGAATATTGATGTGACTACCAATGATTCAGAGAGAGATCGGACTCCCTCTGACAGCCATATGTCCCCATACGCCTCCAGATGTTCAGAGAGCATATATGAGACATCTGCACGACTCCTCTTCATGTCTGTCAAGTGGGCAAAAAATTTGCCTGTTTTTGCTCACTTGCCATTTCGAGACCAGGTGAGACtgactgaaatatgtttttgtatatttactAAACTGGCTTACTTACACGTAAACCTTGTGTGAGACTGATGACATGAAATTCTGTGACATCTGCAGGTGATTCTCCTTGAGGAAGCTTGGAGTGAGATGTTTCTTCTGTATGCCGTCCAGTGGTCCTTGCCTATGGACAGctgtccttttctgtctctaCCAGATCTTTCTCCTACACAACAAGCCAAGATCAGCTTGCCCACAGCTGACCTGCGAATTCTGGAAGAGGTGTTTAATCGCTTCAAGGCCTTGGCTGTTGACCCTACTGAGTTTGCCTGCCTGAAAGCCATCGTGCTGTTCAAACCAGGTAATGAGTTATCCCTTCACCAACGTTTATATGTTTTTGAATGGACACTGGAACTAATATCTGCTGTTTGACACAGAGACAAGCAGCCTCAAAGACCCAGGGCAGGTGGAGAATTTGCAGGACCAGTCACAGGTGTTGCTAGGCCAGCACATCCATTCAGTATACCCAAACCAAAGTGCCAGGTAAGCCTGCCGCAACTCTGACAGACTGCAAAGATCttcaaacataaatacataaaatattgaGTATTTGGAGACAGTCATGTAAAAATTCACTCCCTTTTGTTCTTGTTCATCAAGGTTTGGGAGGCTGTTACTTCTGCTGCCGTCCCTCCACTTTGTGAGCTCTGAGAAGATAGAGCAGCTGTTCTTTCACAGGACCACTGGCAGCACGCCCAtggagaagctgctgtgtgacatGTTCAAAAACTAAACACACGTCAAGGGAAACCCCGCTAAGAGAACATACTATACCAGGCCTCAAGTAACATGCTGGCttgctgtatattttgtatttatgccATTTTAAATAAGTAAGCACATAGCGATTAAGTGGTCATTATTTTCCTCATGAATTTTGTTGTAAAGAACCACAGAAatacattattttctgttggTAGTTGTAGGTTAGTTGCATGGAAAAGCATTTTTATCACAGTGAGATATGAAAATAAGCCTATGCATTTCATGTGTAAGCATTTGTcccaaataaatacagaaattttgttttatttacatttgacaaGCATGTTCATCTTAGGTCATTGTTTCCATTCTTTATTTGGTTTTACAACACAAAAGTCAATAACAGACACTATGCAGATCACATCCGGtcattttattaatgttaaGCTACTTATTGTGTGTTACAGATATATTGGTAATGTTGTATATGTTAGTCAGTATGCAATAAGACTGTTGTTACATACTGTCACACTCTTTAGTAACATGTCTCGGTCACCAATATTTAATAACCATATTTTTGGATGTTTGTCGTGAAAAAAGGACTCTACAATCATTTTCTAAAAACTCTTTAACATCAATATTAGACTCAGAAATACAGTGCTGGTTTGGATCTAATTTGATTTGTCTGCTGGACAATATGACAACAATCATCACAGCTAAAGAGGCTTAGGCCTACTAAAAGATAGGATCAGCAGTTTTCTTTCCAGACAGGGTTCCTGGATACTGTTGGAGGAACTTTTCCTGGCctaggaggaaaaaagaaaagaataaatttCACTGTGCAGTCAGCACAGTAAAAACCTGACCACTAAAATACTCGTTAGAGACCATGGATGATGTCAACTTGGGGCTATGTCCTGGATTAGTCCCTACAGTTTCGGCTATTTAACGTTAGGTGGCGGTAATGACCACGTTCACAGATGTGTTGGTAAGTAAATACCCAGAAGAAGAGCTGGAACAAAACACGGAAGAACGTTACGCTAGCTGGTTAGCTAAAGCTGTAGTAATAAACGTAACTATTTTGTTTACGTTAACTAGGCGAATTTGGCTAGGATCTACAGCTGGTAATTAATatgaactgaaaaaagaaatggctgttgtttttacagacaaTGTTTAGCAAGTCGTATCAGCTTCTCCCTCAGAGGGACCCAAGAAGTACGAGGAGTCCTGGCTTGTTTGTCGATCATGATGGCTTTACCGAGCCCGGCTACCATAAAGGACTTTCTTTTGACAACATGCCCAACGTCTCTGAAAATGACTTCACTGGTAGGCAGAAAACAGCAGTTAATTACACTTACATTAACTATAGCAGTTATGATTATTTAGAGTCCTGTcgtaataaattattttaaggATGGGCAAGGCAGTGGGATTAAGTTTAACAAAGTGGCTTCAAATAGTCTAATTAATATAATTAGTATTCCACTTTACCGATTTCTGTGTCTAAATATGAGTGTTTTTACCCTTTATGACCGACAGATGTCACCGTGTTCCTATTAGCTCTTCAGTTGTTTGGGTtatctttaatttcatttttcacaaagcagtttatttttcttgcagACAGGTGAAACGCAGTACAAAGGCTCAGACTGAGAC
This is a stretch of genomic DNA from Scatophagus argus isolate fScaArg1 chromosome 7, fScaArg1.pri, whole genome shotgun sequence. It encodes these proteins:
- the nr2e3 gene encoding photoreceptor-specific nuclear receptor, with protein sequence MDLHKTRMNVFSPDNSDDFTDGTEAENSSVPGKRLGQGLLCKVCSDSSSGKHYGIYACNGCSGFFKRSVRRRLIYRCQAGTGRCPVDKAHRNQCQACRLKKCLQAGMNKDGEENYLPVLLAAVQNERQPRSTAHVSLESIRVDTKKEHLATTRELVSSDTYSSVLCRPLVTSSATTCSNPNNNHRFMVSLLTAETCAKLEPEDEEENIDVTTNDSERDRTPSDSHMSPYASRCSESIYETSARLLFMSVKWAKNLPVFAHLPFRDQVILLEEAWSEMFLLYAVQWSLPMDSCPFLSLPDLSPTQQAKISLPTADLRILEEVFNRFKALAVDPTEFACLKAIVLFKPETSSLKDPGQVENLQDQSQVLLGQHIHSVYPNQSARFGRLLLLLPSLHFVSSEKIEQLFFHRTTGSTPMEKLLCDMFKN